From Providencia sp. R33, a single genomic window includes:
- the cydD gene encoding heme ABC transporter permease/ATP-binding protein CydD: MDKSRQTELVRWLKQHSAPAKRWLRISMLLGMVSGLLIIAQAWFLAVILQALIMDGTPREQLLTPFCLLIGVFILRAIVTYVRERVGFRCGQIVRQEIRTRVLDKLQELGPVWVKGKPAGSWATIILEQIEDMQDYYSRYLPQMYLAGIVPIMILIAIFPFNWAAAMILFVTAPLIPIFMALVGLGAADANRRNFIALGRLSGSFLDRLRGLDTLRLFFREKAEIQQIRESTEDFRSRTMEVLRMAFLSSGVLEFFASISIAVVAVYFGFSYLGEMNFGSYGLPVTLFAGFLALILSPEFFQPLRDLGTYYHAKAQAVGAAETLETLLNSDGEEKPQQGTKTLSDNPIRIQANQLEILSHDGVRLAGPLNFTIEPQQRIALVGQSGAGKSSLLNLLLGFLPYHGSVTVNGIELRDLCPEKWRELLGWVGQNPHLPEQTLVENICLGKPNASEAEIQHAIDKAYVSEFLPHLPDGLNTRLGDYAARLSVGQAQRVAVARMLLKPSRLLLLDEPAASLDSHSEQRVMHTLNQLSEQQTTLLVTHLLEETLDYDQIWVMANGQIIQQGNYQQLSQSEGAFAQLLAHRSEEL; the protein is encoded by the coding sequence ATGGATAAATCAAGACAGACTGAATTGGTACGTTGGTTAAAACAACACAGTGCACCTGCTAAGCGCTGGTTGCGGATCTCTATGCTGTTAGGCATGGTGAGTGGATTACTGATTATTGCTCAAGCTTGGTTCTTAGCGGTCATCCTTCAAGCCCTGATTATGGATGGCACCCCGCGAGAACAGCTATTGACCCCATTTTGCCTTCTGATTGGCGTATTCATTTTACGCGCCATTGTGACCTATGTTCGAGAACGTGTTGGCTTCCGTTGCGGCCAAATTGTTCGCCAAGAAATTCGTACTCGCGTACTCGATAAACTTCAAGAACTCGGTCCAGTATGGGTTAAAGGTAAACCCGCTGGAAGCTGGGCAACCATTATTCTTGAGCAAATTGAAGATATGCAGGATTACTACTCTCGCTACCTTCCTCAAATGTATTTAGCCGGAATTGTGCCTATCATGATCCTTATCGCCATCTTCCCGTTTAACTGGGCAGCGGCGATGATTTTGTTTGTAACAGCACCCTTAATTCCTATTTTTATGGCATTAGTCGGCCTAGGGGCAGCAGATGCAAACCGCCGAAACTTCATTGCACTTGGTCGGTTAAGCGGTAGCTTCTTAGATAGACTAAGGGGGCTTGATACCCTCCGTTTATTTTTCCGAGAAAAAGCCGAAATACAGCAAATTCGTGAATCAACTGAAGATTTCCGTTCTAGAACCATGGAAGTGCTACGCATGGCATTTTTATCTTCTGGTGTATTGGAGTTTTTCGCCTCGATCTCCATTGCTGTTGTCGCGGTATACTTCGGGTTCTCCTATTTAGGTGAAATGAATTTCGGGAGCTATGGCTTACCTGTTACGCTATTTGCCGGCTTCCTTGCTTTGATCCTTTCCCCTGAGTTTTTCCAGCCGCTTCGCGATCTGGGCACTTATTACCATGCTAAAGCGCAAGCCGTTGGTGCAGCTGAAACTTTAGAAACGCTGCTAAATAGCGATGGCGAAGAAAAACCACAGCAAGGCACAAAAACACTCTCTGATAACCCAATTCGCATTCAAGCCAATCAGCTCGAAATTTTGTCCCACGACGGTGTCCGTCTTGCAGGCCCGCTGAACTTCACCATCGAGCCACAACAACGTATCGCACTGGTTGGGCAAAGTGGCGCAGGTAAAAGCTCATTACTGAATTTATTACTTGGTTTTTTACCTTATCACGGCTCAGTAACCGTTAATGGTATTGAACTGCGTGATTTATGCCCTGAAAAATGGCGTGAATTACTGGGCTGGGTTGGGCAAAACCCTCACCTACCTGAACAAACACTGGTTGAAAATATCTGTTTAGGTAAACCCAATGCGTCTGAAGCAGAAATTCAACATGCCATTGATAAAGCCTATGTTTCTGAATTTTTACCTCATTTACCTGATGGTTTAAACACGCGTCTTGGTGATTACGCCGCGAGACTGTCTGTTGGCCAAGCACAACGTGTTGCTGTCGCACGTATGCTACTAAAACCATCGCGGCTACTACTGCTAGATGAACCCGCAGCAAGCCTAGATTCACACAGTGAACAACGTGTTATGCATACACTGAACCAGCTATCTGAGCAACAAACCACGTTACTTGTCACGCACTTACTGGAAGAAACTTTGGACTACGACCAAATTTGGGTCATGGCAAATGGACAAATTATCCAGCAAGGGAATTACCAGCAACTCAGCCAGTCTGAAGGGGCGTTTGCCCAGTTATTAGCCCACCGCAGTGAGGAGCTCTGA
- the cydC gene encoding heme ABC transporter ATP-binding protein/permease CydC — MKVLYPFLALYRRHWFLITLGIILAIVTLLASIGLLTLSGWFLAGTAIAGFPGLYYFNYMLPAAGVRGAAIFRTAGRYGERLVSHDATFKVLAHLRVFAFSKVLPLSPGGISRFRQGELLNRLVADVETLDHLYLRVLSPIITAFFVTFVLIFGLSYLDPRLAWTLGGVMLFLLFTMPFVFYRAGKPIGRELTELRGDYRTILTSALQGQAELTLFGATERFRQNLWQIENNWQIRQQQQAALTGLSQAIILFASGVTATLLLWMAAEHVGGDTKPGALIALFVFCALAAFEALGPVAVAFQHMGQVIASATRVSQLMTAKPEVTFPSESPSITTLENLTVDNISFTYPEQPFAVLNNVSLSLTKGQHLALLGKTGCGKSTLLQLITRAWDVDSGTITLNGKPINTFSEKSLRSVMSVVPQRVHVFSDTLRNNLLLANEQASDAELNEVLQQVGLGNLLENELKLNAWMGEGGRQLSGGEQRRLGIARALLHNTPLVLMDEPTEGLDAQTEQQILALLKEKCADKTLIVITHRMQGLEEMDNICVMDSGKIVEQGTHQALLDRQGQYYQFRQRHWAQKTH; from the coding sequence ATGAAAGTTTTATATCCCTTCTTAGCCCTCTACCGCCGTCATTGGTTCCTGATAACCCTTGGGATCATTTTGGCAATTGTGACGTTGCTTGCCAGTATTGGTCTATTAACCCTTTCAGGTTGGTTTTTAGCAGGTACGGCTATCGCAGGTTTCCCTGGCCTGTATTATTTCAACTATATGCTGCCTGCAGCAGGTGTCCGCGGTGCTGCAATTTTTCGTACTGCGGGGCGTTATGGCGAGCGCTTAGTCAGCCATGATGCAACATTCAAAGTTCTGGCTCACTTACGGGTTTTTGCTTTTAGTAAAGTACTACCACTCTCTCCAGGAGGAATTAGCCGTTTCCGTCAAGGGGAACTGTTGAATCGCCTAGTGGCAGACGTAGAAACCCTTGATCACCTTTACTTACGCGTATTATCACCGATTATCACCGCGTTTTTCGTCACATTCGTCTTAATTTTCGGTTTAAGCTACCTTGACCCTCGCCTTGCTTGGACACTAGGCGGCGTTATGTTGTTTTTGCTATTCACCATGCCATTTGTTTTTTACCGCGCAGGTAAACCAATCGGCCGTGAATTAACCGAACTTCGCGGCGATTACCGCACGATTTTAACGTCAGCACTGCAAGGCCAAGCCGAGTTAACCTTATTTGGTGCCACTGAACGTTTTCGCCAAAATCTTTGGCAAATTGAAAACAATTGGCAAATACGCCAGCAACAACAAGCAGCACTGACAGGGTTATCCCAAGCCATTATTTTATTTGCGTCAGGTGTGACGGCTACCTTGCTATTGTGGATGGCTGCAGAGCATGTTGGCGGGGACACGAAACCTGGAGCGTTGATTGCGTTATTTGTTTTTTGCGCCTTAGCGGCTTTTGAAGCGTTAGGCCCTGTTGCCGTTGCTTTCCAACATATGGGGCAAGTGATTGCGTCTGCGACCCGCGTATCTCAATTAATGACCGCAAAACCTGAGGTTACTTTCCCAAGTGAAAGCCCTTCAATAACAACATTGGAAAATCTGACGGTCGACAATATTTCGTTTACCTACCCTGAACAGCCTTTTGCTGTGCTCAATAACGTTTCACTGAGTTTAACCAAAGGCCAGCACCTTGCTTTGCTTGGAAAAACGGGCTGTGGTAAATCAACACTTCTGCAACTGATAACCCGCGCATGGGATGTCGACAGCGGTACGATCACATTAAATGGCAAGCCAATTAACACATTTAGTGAGAAATCGCTGCGTAGCGTCATGTCGGTTGTACCGCAACGTGTACATGTGTTTAGTGATACGCTGCGTAATAATTTATTATTAGCGAATGAGCAAGCTAGCGATGCTGAGCTAAATGAGGTTCTACAACAAGTTGGTTTAGGCAATTTGCTCGAAAATGAATTAAAGCTCAATGCGTGGATGGGGGAAGGTGGTCGACAGTTGTCTGGTGGTGAACAACGCCGTTTAGGCATAGCTCGTGCCCTACTGCATAACACGCCACTGGTTTTAATGGATGAGCCTACAGAAGGGTTAGACGCACAGACTGAGCAGCAAATTTTAGCGCTGTTAAAAGAAAAATGTGCGGACAAAACCTTGATTGTGATTACCCATCGCATGCAAGGCCTTGAAGAAATGGATAACATCTGCGTGATGGATAGTGGTAAAATTGTCGAACAAGGCACCCATCAAGCGCTGCTAGATAGGCAAGGTCAATACTACCAATTCCGTCAGCGCCATTGGGCTCAGAAAACGCACTGA
- the aat gene encoding leucyl/phenylalanyl-tRNA--protein transferase has protein sequence MYQLDDDSYLFPPVSKAMREPNGLLAIGGDLSSKRLQAAYYDGIFPWFNPSEMPLWWSPDPRAVLMMGDLHISRSMKKVLKKQTYRITINHAFEDVIDACSVREEGTWILPEVQAGYLELHHEGLAHSVEAWYGDKLVGGLYGVNMGHLFCGESMFSRMNDASKFAFITFYFHFLRYNGQLFDCQVLNHHTASLGAKEISRRDFLHILYRWRDKGIDPACWIPQSIELPPIFD, from the coding sequence ATGTATCAACTCGATGATGACTCATATTTATTCCCTCCCGTATCGAAAGCGATGCGGGAACCGAATGGTTTGTTAGCCATTGGGGGAGATCTTTCATCAAAAAGGCTGCAAGCTGCGTATTATGATGGTATCTTCCCTTGGTTCAATCCAAGTGAGATGCCTTTATGGTGGTCACCAGACCCTCGAGCGGTCTTAATGATGGGAGATTTACACATCAGCCGCTCGATGAAAAAAGTATTAAAAAAGCAGACTTATCGCATTACTATTAACCATGCTTTCGAGGATGTTATTGACGCGTGTTCTGTGCGTGAAGAAGGAACGTGGATCCTGCCTGAAGTGCAAGCAGGTTACCTTGAGTTACACCATGAAGGATTAGCCCATTCCGTTGAAGCTTGGTATGGCGACAAACTGGTTGGCGGCTTGTATGGTGTGAATATGGGTCACCTATTTTGCGGGGAATCTATGTTCAGTAGAATGAATGATGCATCCAAATTTGCTTTTATTACATTCTATTTTCATTTTTTGCGCTATAATGGGCAGCTTTTTGATTGTCAGGTACTTAACCACCACACCGCCTCACTCGGCGCAAAAGAAATATCCCGTAGGGATTTTTTACACATTCTTTATCGGTGGCGTGACAAAGGGATAGACCCCGCCTGCTGGATACCGCAATCGATTGAATTACCGCCAATTTTCGACTAG
- the infA gene encoding translation initiation factor IF-1, with protein sequence MAKEDNIEMQGTVLDTLPNTMFRVELENGHVVTAHISGKMRKNYIRILTGDKVTVELTPYDLSKGRIIFRSR encoded by the coding sequence ATGGCCAAAGAAGACAATATTGAAATGCAGGGCACAGTTTTAGATACCCTGCCAAATACAATGTTCCGTGTTGAACTGGAAAACGGTCACGTGGTGACTGCTCATATTTCTGGAAAAATGCGTAAAAACTATATCCGCATCCTGACAGGCGACAAGGTAACTGTAGAGTTAACCCCTTATGACCTGAGCAAAGGCCGAATCATTTTCCGTAGCCGTTGA
- the clpA gene encoding ATP-dependent Clp protease ATP-binding subunit ClpA has product MLNQELELSLNVAFTKAKDSRHEFMTVEHLLLALLSNISAREALEACKVDLVALRQELEHFIAQTTPLLPENDNRDTQPTLSFQRVLQRAVFHVQSSGRSEVSGANVLVAIFSEQESQAAYLLRKHDVSRLDVVNYISHGTVKGEESSSSDNDMSNNSAPNEEPPVSEDHMDNFTTNLNQQAKKGNIDPLVGRQAELERTIQVLCRRRKNNPLLVGESGVGKTAIAEGLAWRIEQDDVPDVMKGCTIYSLDIGSLLAGTKYRGDFEKRFKALLKMLEKDPKSILFIDEIHTIIGAGAASGGQVDAANLIKPLLSGGRIRVIGSTTYQEFGSVFEKDRALARRFQKIDIVEPTPEETIRIINGLKPKYEAHHDVRYTAKAIQAAVDLSIKYITDRHLPDKAIDVIDEAGARTRLVAPSKRKKTIGVPEIETVVARIARIPEKTVSSSDKDKLKTLDSRLKMLVFGQDNAIEALSEAIKMNRAGLGLENKPVGSFLFAGPTGVGKTEVTVQLAKALDIKLLRFDMSEYMERHTVSRLIGAPPGYVGFDQGGLLTDAVIKHPHSVVLLDEIEKAHPDVFNILLQVMDHGTLTDNNGRKADFRNVIVVMTTNAGVQETQRRSIGFAEQDNSTDAMSEIKRTFSPEFRNRLDGIIWFNALTPEIITQVVDKFIVELQVQLDEKGVSIEVSAAARRWLCEKGYDKAMGARPMARAIQDNLKKPLANELLFGSLTNGGSVSIGLDEKSNTLTYSFSSVHKASPEDAVF; this is encoded by the coding sequence ATGCTCAATCAAGAACTGGAGCTTAGTTTAAACGTAGCGTTTACGAAAGCGAAAGACAGTCGCCACGAATTTATGACTGTTGAGCACCTATTGCTGGCGTTACTGAGTAATATCTCGGCACGCGAAGCTTTAGAGGCTTGTAAGGTTGATCTTGTCGCTTTACGTCAAGAACTGGAACACTTCATCGCGCAAACTACACCCTTGTTACCCGAAAATGATAACAGAGATACCCAACCAACACTCAGTTTTCAACGTGTGTTGCAAAGGGCGGTATTCCATGTGCAGTCATCGGGGCGTAGCGAGGTCAGCGGGGCAAATGTCCTTGTCGCGATTTTCAGTGAACAAGAGTCCCAAGCTGCGTACTTATTGCGTAAGCACGATGTCAGCCGCTTAGATGTGGTCAATTATATTTCTCACGGTACAGTAAAAGGTGAAGAGTCGTCATCATCAGATAACGACATGTCCAACAATAGTGCACCGAATGAAGAGCCGCCGGTCTCAGAAGACCATATGGACAACTTTACGACTAACCTGAACCAACAGGCCAAAAAAGGGAATATCGACCCGCTGGTGGGGCGTCAAGCCGAATTAGAGCGTACTATCCAAGTCTTATGCCGTCGCCGTAAAAATAACCCACTGTTAGTGGGGGAGTCAGGTGTCGGTAAAACCGCGATAGCGGAAGGCCTTGCATGGCGTATCGAACAGGACGATGTGCCTGACGTCATGAAAGGCTGCACGATTTACTCCTTAGATATTGGCTCATTGTTAGCGGGAACGAAATACCGTGGGGATTTTGAAAAACGTTTTAAAGCCTTACTTAAAATGTTGGAAAAAGACCCGAAAAGCATTTTGTTTATCGATGAAATCCACACCATTATTGGTGCTGGAGCCGCATCAGGTGGGCAAGTCGATGCCGCGAACTTAATTAAGCCACTACTTTCAGGTGGGCGTATTCGAGTTATTGGCTCAACTACCTATCAGGAATTTGGTAGTGTTTTTGAAAAAGACAGAGCGTTAGCGCGTCGTTTCCAAAAAATTGATATTGTGGAGCCGACGCCAGAAGAAACTATCCGTATTATTAATGGGTTAAAGCCTAAATATGAAGCGCATCATGATGTGCGTTATACCGCAAAAGCCATTCAGGCCGCGGTGGATTTATCCATTAAATATATCACAGATAGACATCTGCCAGATAAAGCCATTGATGTGATTGATGAAGCAGGGGCGCGTACGCGTTTAGTTGCACCAAGCAAGCGTAAGAAAACGATTGGTGTGCCTGAAATCGAAACGGTGGTTGCCCGTATTGCACGAATTCCAGAAAAAACGGTTTCCTCAAGTGATAAAGACAAACTCAAAACTCTTGATTCACGTCTGAAAATGTTAGTGTTTGGGCAAGATAACGCCATTGAGGCGCTGTCTGAAGCGATCAAAATGAACCGTGCTGGGTTAGGCTTAGAAAATAAACCCGTTGGCTCCTTCTTGTTTGCAGGCCCAACAGGGGTCGGTAAAACGGAAGTGACAGTGCAATTAGCCAAAGCGCTAGATATCAAATTATTACGGTTTGATATGTCCGAATACATGGAGCGCCATACTGTGAGTCGTCTAATTGGTGCGCCTCCGGGGTATGTTGGCTTCGATCAAGGCGGTTTATTGACTGATGCCGTGATTAAGCATCCGCATTCCGTGGTGCTGCTTGACGAGATAGAAAAAGCACATCCTGATGTGTTCAATATCTTACTGCAAGTGATGGACCACGGCACACTGACTGACAATAATGGTCGTAAAGCGGATTTCCGCAACGTGATTGTCGTTATGACGACAAACGCAGGGGTGCAAGAAACACAGCGTCGCTCGATTGGTTTTGCAGAGCAGGACAACAGTACGGATGCGATGTCTGAAATTAAGCGCACTTTCTCACCAGAGTTCCGTAATCGTCTTGATGGCATTATTTGGTTCAACGCACTGACGCCAGAAATTATCACTCAAGTTGTTGATAAATTTATTGTTGAGTTGCAAGTGCAGCTGGATGAGAAGGGCGTGTCTATCGAAGTGAGTGCAGCAGCACGTCGCTGGTTATGTGAAAAAGGCTATGATAAAGCAATGGGTGCCCGACCTATGGCACGCGCAATTCAGGACAACCTGAAGAAACCACTAGCAAACGAATTGCTGTTTGGTTCTTTAACTAACGGCGGCTCTGTAAGTATCGGGCTTGATGAAAAAAGTAACACACTGACATACAGCTTCAGTAGCGTGCACAAGGCCTCTCCGGAGGATGCGGTATTCTGA
- the clpS gene encoding ATP-dependent Clp protease adapter ClpS: MSDFLGTFKTDVIFKDEVEQTLQPPSMYKVLLNNDDYTPMDFVVEVLQKYFSFDEERATQIMLDVHIQGKGICGVFTAEVAETKAAQVNTFARENEYPLLCTIEKV, encoded by the coding sequence ATGAGCGATTTTTTAGGCACATTTAAAACAGATGTCATATTCAAAGACGAAGTGGAGCAAACCTTACAGCCACCGTCGATGTATAAGGTATTATTGAATAATGATGATTACACTCCGATGGATTTTGTTGTCGAAGTGTTACAAAAATACTTTTCTTTTGATGAAGAACGCGCTACACAGATAATGTTAGATGTGCATATTCAAGGAAAGGGAATTTGTGGGGTTTTCACGGCAGAGGTTGCAGAAACAAAAGCGGCGCAAGTCAATACATTTGCCCGTGAAAATGAGTACCCTCTGCTTTGCACTATAGAGAAAGTCTGA
- the cspD gene encoding cold shock domain-containing protein CspD, with product METGIVKWFNNAKGFGFICPADGGEDIFAHYSCIRMDGYRTLKAGQKVQFSVTIGPKGNHADVIIPIEIEESTEDTPESN from the coding sequence ATGGAGACGGGTATCGTTAAGTGGTTCAATAACGCAAAAGGTTTTGGTTTTATTTGCCCAGCAGATGGTGGAGAAGATATTTTTGCTCATTATTCCTGTATCAGAATGGACGGTTACAGAACACTAAAAGCAGGTCAAAAAGTACAGTTTAGCGTGACGATTGGCCCAAAAGGCAACCATGCGGATGTTATTATCCCTATTGAAATCGAAGAGAGTACAGAAGACACGCCAGAATCAAATTAG